Genomic DNA from Fibrobacter sp. UWEL:
GGTCTGGGTACCAAATGAAGTGTAAAAGTCGTTTGAGAATATGAGGGACTTTAGATTCGAAGAATCTTTTTTTTACTTTAAAAATCCAAAAACCCGTTTTTGATGAGACCTTCTTTCCTGCTAAAATTTTTGAATAGTCACTCGCCTCTTGCTCGAAATCAAGAAAGATTCCGTCCGTTACATTTGCAGGAATTGATTTGTACACGCTGTTCGTTGTGCAATTCCTTTTCAAATTGATTTTTCGGTGGTTGATGTCTTGTGACTTTGCTATGTCAACAAAGGATGATGGTAGCAAGGTGAGCTCTGACTGTACACTTTCTATAGCTTGAGATCCTAGTTCTGTTCGGATGATTACGCTTGAAATCCCCTTTGGGTCTTCCAAATGAGGAAGATAGCAATCTCCAATTGAAATGTCAGAAAGCTGATTTAGTTTGTCAAAGCAGTATCGGCATCTATTTAACTGAAAATAGGGCTTTAGGGACATCCTTACAGATTTGTCAATTTGCTTACACCCGTCTTTTGTTTCAATTAACGTATTCCCTGGCCAACCTCCAGCTTGTTTGTTTTTAAAGTTGAAGGAAACATATTTTCCATAGGCGCTCTCATAGTAGGAATAGATGTTGTAATTAAGTGTTTTATCGCAGAATAGGCCTATGAATAAAATGTGACAATTGTTGTTTTTGTAATGCTTTAAAGATCTTTTTATTGCAAGGATTTGGCACGGGGTTCCTACAACTATAGAATCATTGATATTATTTTTCTTTATATCATCAATAACACACCCGATTGACGCGGGAATATACTTAGATTTTGCCGATTTAAAAACATCTTGTGCGTGTGTGATTGCTTTGAGATTTGCATGCCCCTGAAAGTTGTTGTATTCAAGTAAATATGCTTTGCGGTATTCTTTTTTTTGTAGGAGTCCATTGACAACGGTTGTTGCCACGCCCCCACTTGCAGAATGCTGTCTAATAGTTTCGTTATTTGAATAGGCTGAAAAGCATGTAGGAGATTGCTTAAATTCTAAATCAAGAGTCCCATACGTTGATGGAATATCGATTTCGTTGCTAGGACACACTTTTGTGCACGCAGAACAGTTAATGCATTTGGCGGCGTCTATTGTTGGCGTAAAAAGTCCATCTTTGAATACGTATCGGATGGCTTTTTTCTCGCACACTTGGGCGCATGCTCCGCATGAAACGCAATAATCGTTATTTACTATTGATGAAATGTTTCTTGCAGACTTTTGCATGTGTACTCCGTCAGAATAAGTCCGTCTTTACTACTAGGATTTTTTCCATTTTTATAAAAGTCACCGTTTACTACATTAAGGGTAATTGGGTATTGGAGCCAATCTGCAGTCTGCTTATTAATCCATAAGGATATATTGAAGAAATAATTTCCTTCGTTTAAACAAAGCCTTTTTATTGAAAAAGAAATTTGGTGCTCATTTCCTGGGGGTAGCTCTA
This window encodes:
- a CDS encoding polysaccharide pyruvyl transferase family protein is translated as MQKSARNISSIVNNDYCVSCGACAQVCEKKAIRYVFKDGLFTPTIDAAKCINCSACTKVCPSNEIDIPSTYGTLDLEFKQSPTCFSAYSNNETIRQHSASGGVATTVVNGLLQKKEYRKAYLLEYNNFQGHANLKAITHAQDVFKSAKSKYIPASIGCVIDDIKKNNINDSIVVGTPCQILAIKRSLKHYKNNNCHILFIGLFCDKTLNYNIYSYYESAYGKYVSFNFKNKQAGGWPGNTLIETKDGCKQIDKSVRMSLKPYFQLNRCRYCFDKLNQLSDISIGDCYLPHLEDPKGISSVIIRTELGSQAIESVQSELTLLPSSFVDIAKSQDINHRKINLKRNCTTNSVYKSIPANVTDGIFLDFEQEASDYSKILAGKKVSSKTGFWIFKVKKRFFESKVPHILKRLLHFIWYPDHGYYVFISGAGFVNKGDHLMRDAVIDQIRQNKPNATITVPEWVFYEDPSYCIKNKILPLQPAQYAFVRKIKRYIYRNIFNRNICIYPEQIDLFLDDSGFKYSDQFKVDKATIAYQKQFFKQFTKKNLRVFFLPQAYGPFNEPESKELIKSVYEFANVIYAREQTSYDYLLKEFSTSNKIKIAPDFTALCQPASQPHVHLKPKSYVVIIPNARMITHTRHDISTNYLYFINKIIAYLLKQGEKVVLLNHEGVDDEKLIREINNSFANALTAITNLDGINVKAVIKESKLTISSRFHGVVSGLTEGAPTLCTSWSHKYEELLKEHQCENNMLNINDLNSSITTIEQALNNPALYSSKNGCNDSLKRKIINMWNEIWENL